The window aaataaaatgattttgttaAATTTCTTTGACTtctaatttaaaatcatttgcTTAAAACTcctgaaattttattttcatacattttttagAGATTAAGGTCAGTGAACTATTAACTTTTACATAATTTCAATATCTTCTTTCAAGATAATGACCATTTTAACCATTATTTTCGCATACCATCAAAATTGGGATTCGAGAACATAACCCATTTTTTGGCCAAATTATAAGAGTATATGGATCAATTATTAAACCTTTTATTAGTTAGGTATAGGGCTTTTGATACTTTATTATGTTTTCTACAACTAAAAACTAGTTTACAATAATGAAATGACTCATCAGATCTCTTATATGTTATTCATGTTTTACTATAACttcctatatatataatttatatttacggATTCTTTAGAGATTAAAACTTATAGTCCATTAACTATACATAATAATCCTAATAATCTTTTGTATTTAATTGTAATTATAGGTGTGTGTGACATTCAACACTGTTATTGATCTCAAACTAGCATCACTTAAGAATTTATTCACAAGAAGAATCTCAAAGCAATCAAAATTTAGTTTGATCCTTAAATTTGATAGTGATCAAGATTCGATTTCCTCCTTCCAAATGTCCACACTTCTACTTTTATACCCGTTCTATTACTAATTTACTGTTGTCTCCTCTAAATCTAGAATTCAGAAATCGGAGTGCCGATTGGCTTAATTACTCCGAAAGAGATACTATATATCCAACATTGCAACATAAAGTTGTAGACCTTTTTCCGACATCAAGATGTAGacttttgttgacaaaaaagggTGCAGACCTATAGTTAGAACTTTGAACTGGTTAAAAACATGTTTCGTCTACAAAcacatgtcttttttttttctttcagattCCATCCCATATGGAAACAATATCCCGAGAAGACCTTATGATTATAACATGGTTATGTAATGTCTTGTGATGGAATCTTCCATTTTTAcgtagtgattttttttttaaattacttaaTGAGTTTTCTGATATTTATACGTTATGTTTAATCAGTACGTGGCTTCAAATGTTACGAACCGCCCTACTGCTCCGTACCACagttaacaataacaaaaatctctatatataccatatatctatacgtttttataacggttaaaaccgcaccgcagttaaaccgattatcccgcaccgctcaaaccgcggTTACCATTCAGAACCTGTGTCTCGTTTTAAGATTATCGAATGGGGTTTCTGATATTTATACGCCTTCATGTGATATGACTAAGGCGTTATACTATGCTTTAGCATATTTACAGTTTAATGATAGTAAAATTAGACTACTATTTCCTTGAAAGATAAATCATACTAGTTTTTAATGATAACAGTTTTATTGATTCAATGAATGAATTGAATAGTATAGTTGCACACCTTTCTTGACCATTGTATTGTATCTCCAAAGTATCAATACAAATCTTTTACACGAATCTCAATGTTCCTTTTCCTGGAGAAACAAACTAATACGGGCACGAGAATTAGAAGAGTGTCAGAACTCATGGATGCAATTCCGTGTGACCATGACACACCTGGCATTGCACTACGATGGCTCGGTGGTCTAagtaaagaaaatattaaaaacgtGCTATCGCAACCATTCCCTTACaaagttattattatttatgtgtGTCTCCTTTTCTCTATCTCGTAATTTACCTATATAAGAAATCTCTCTATACCCTAATCTGtgcgagagagagaaagagagagtaaaAGAACACCGTTTGTTCTTGTTTTAAGAATCCGATATATAATGATAACACGTTCACGTGTTCCTCGTCAAAAGAGTGTCTCAGTGAGCACAATTTTCAAGTGTCTTTTGGTTTTGATCAAGCGTTCTATTAAATTCTCTTAGTCATCTTTTctaatctcttttctttttaatttcactTAAGcggttttaaaaatttcttcCTTTCGTAGGTCTCTAGCTAAGGTTTTTAAGATAggttttatatcaaataaataaataaaagcaagaatcagtaagaagaagaatcagagaTGGTGAGAACACCatgctgcaaagaagaaggaataaAGAAAGGAGCTTGGACTCCTGAGGAAGATCAAAAGCTTATTGCTTATCTTCAACTACATGGTGAAGGTGGATGGCGTACTCTCCCGGAAAAAGCTGGTAATTCTTTCTTATTTTTCCTTATCATATACGTTCAGTCATtaagaatattaataattaattaacagcTATTTTTCTCTTATTTCTTACAATGTATGTACAATATGTATGTAGGATTGAAGAGATGTGGGAAGAGTTGTAGACTAAGATGGGCTAACTATCTAAGACCCGATATTAAAAGAGGGGAGTTTACTCCTGAAGAAGACGACACTATTATCAAGCTTCATGCTCTTAAGGGTAACAAGTAAGAACCTTTTCCTTATTTAATACTTTTTGTATTATATAATTCATCATCTAGTACTTTTAatgatgcttttttttttctagatgtCACCTTGAGTACATATTgtaatataatatgtaaaagaTATGGATCCATTTTCAACATAGAGTGTTCAGAATTTCAAACTAACTTGAAAAGTATTTATGTGCTTAAACAAATCTTTTAAGTTTACTGTTTCCGCGTAGCTTTATAAGGGTATTCAATTCTTCTTGGGATAAATTAGTCAATCTATTTGTTTTCTGTTTTGGGCAAAGTATAATAATTTCACCTGGTGCTGATTATTGAAGGTGGGCCGCAATAGCAACATGTTTGGCGGGACGAACCGACAATGAGATTAAGAATTATTGGAACACGAATCTCAAGAAGCGTTTAAAACAAAGAGGTATCGATCCAACCACTCACAAACCGATCAATTCAACCGATCAAACCGGTTCAGAACCAAAACACCATAAACTCGGTTCATCCGGTTCCGCAAGGCTTCTTAACCGCGTTGCAAGCAAATACTCGGTCGATTCAAACCGGGATCTACTAACCGGAATCATCATAGGAAACTCCACAAACATCGCAGACATCTCACAAAACACCGGCGACGTCGATTCTCCGACCAAGAATTCGACCTCCACGCTGCTCAACCAAATGGCGGCAGCGTCAAGCGGTTTCATATCGATTCTTACGAACAACACGTCGACCTCTCCCGGTTTCTCCGACAACTGTTCTTTCTCCGATGGTTTCACTGAGTTCTTTAGTAACGAAGAGATCTCCGGTATGTATACCAACGTCGATAATGTTGGCCTTATGGAGGAGTTAGAGGATATTTTAAGCTACGATGGTGCCGACGTCGGAGATATCAAAGACTCGCCTGAGGTTGACGTAACTGATGATATGGACTTTCTTGATTCTTGGAACAAAGAAGATGATTTGGATTTGGAGAAGTTTGTAAGCTCGTTAGATTCCAAGATTGGTGTCTTTGTCTGAATCTAAAGCAAAATCAATTACACGTTGGTTTTCTTGATCGACTTCTGTAATGGACTAATGTATGGCCACGAGGCGGGAATAATATGAGCTGtcttgataaaataataataaaataattatttctcgTTAATTGTTTACAAACCTATTTAAACATTCTATAAAACTTcaagattttttaattatatgaaaatatacatgaattttattgtttacgAGATGCAACTAAAGAAGGTCCCTTGCAGATGATTAATAATCCAATGTAGAAACATGAAAACAATGCTATATAAAAACATCTCAAACAATCTCACAAAACATTGAATAACTAGTTTAGATAAATAGTTTTCTAAATCCTCTTTTTTCTCGAGTTTTTAAAGGACGGTATTACAGGAATGCCGGTATTTACAATCGTCACTTCTCTATTATATTGCTCAATACGTTTACGgataatattactaattttattGGCTTTAATGGTTACCATGAGTATTGTCTTAATTCttttttggaagaaaaaaaaataatgccTATCATAATCGTAAGGAAAGGACTAATCAGTAATTTTTTTCATCGTACCAAACATACCAATATTTGCATTAATAGTACGTAAATGTAACTCATTACTCAAACAACTATTTAGGGTTCTTATAGCTCCCTGTAAAGCTTGTTGGAAAACCCGTTCACGGACTTGATTAATTGTTCTTTGTTGCTCAAAAAGAATGGTTtcgtttttgtaattttctaatTGTTTCAAGGTTCTAGTATT of the Brassica rapa cultivar Chiifu-401-42 chromosome A03, CAAS_Brap_v3.01, whole genome shotgun sequence genome contains:
- the LOC103860547 gene encoding transcription factor MYB34 encodes the protein MVRTPCCKEEGIKKGAWTPEEDQKLIAYLQLHGEGGWRTLPEKAGLKRCGKSCRLRWANYLRPDIKRGEFTPEEDDTIIKLHALKGNKWAAIATCLAGRTDNEIKNYWNTNLKKRLKQRGIDPTTHKPINSTDQTGSEPKHHKLGSSGSARLLNRVASKYSVDSNRDLLTGIIIGNSTNIADISQNTGDVDSPTKNSTSTLLNQMAAASSGFISILTNNTSTSPGFSDNCSFSDGFTEFFSNEEISGMYTNVDNVGLMEELEDILSYDGADVGDIKDSPEVDVTDDMDFLDSWNKEDDLDLEKFVSSLDSKIGVFV